Within Spinacia oleracea cultivar Varoflay chromosome 4, BTI_SOV_V1, whole genome shotgun sequence, the genomic segment TTTGAAAAGAGACCTCTTTCTCATCAACCAAATGCAGTCTGGTTGGTTTCACGATACAGAACAATTGTTTTCATACTCATCTCTCTCATGCCCGAAATATATGGCACAATTACTAAAACTTTAGACACCTAAGTGGCACATAGAGAAGGTAATGACAAACAGCTTCGAGATTCCCTTCTCAGTACTTAATTTAATTTCTTATTGCCAAAATCTTGAAAAGTGAAACTGGGATAGGGCTTCAGCACATGGGGGTGTAGGGATTACTATCAAGGAGTTACGAAAATTCTCAGTACCTTGAGAGCGACCCCAGCACCAAACCACACATCTCCTGTCACCTTCAAGCTATCTAGCTCAATGATACTGGGGATAGACTTGAATCGGCTTAAGAAGTTGCTGACCTGTTCATAAGaacatttaattataaacaagaAGCTATCATCAAGAATCAAAGAACTTCACTGAAGCGAGACAAAACCTTTTTAAATTCTGGCCCCAACTCAATGGTTGGGTTAGCGGGGTTGTTTCTAGCTGTGTTTCTTATCACAAAGCCATCAACAACTGTGTACAGGTCCGACTGCAGCAAACCAAATAATGTTATAAAATGTCAAGTATTAGCACACAAAACAGTAATTGTAGGTCAACTAACCTGGACAAGGAGCAAATCTGAAGTTGCCTTCACTGGAAGGAATCGTGATCGTGGCACATTCATACCAATAGCATTATCAAAGAACTGTTACATTATAAAAGAAGCATGGACATTATGATCAATCCCCAGCACTAAAACATAGAAAATTATCATTAATGCATGATAATTGAAAACTACCTTGATTGCAGCACCAGCAGCAGTTTCCAATTGAAGAACTTTAACTCCATCAACTTCCTGAAAGAAAGATCAATTTAACCAAAAGCTCCGTGACAAATTACTACTTGTTTACCCTCAAAGAAAGTGCAATACCTTGGGGTTTGGAATAATTTCCATCTTCAGTGCATCAGCTTCTACAAGCCTTTTAATGGCATGCAAGTTCACCCACctgaaaatcatattacaccatGAAGTACCTCTGCAATTCAAAATTTGTTCAAAATCTTTCAAGACAATATAACTTACAGGTTGTTGGtattgaaaattttgaacttcTCAATTGATTTGAATTCGCTGACCTGATTTGAAAAAGAACAATCAATGAGCAATTATTTAAGGAATCAACATAGTAAGAACTAAGAAGAGCTCCTCAATCAGAAAACAAGATAAGAAACTTCCAACATTACAAAGTGAACGTGATGAAAGATATAAATCAGAACTTTTACTTTCGGAAGAAAAATAAGTAGAGCAAAGAAAAGTAGAATGAACAAAACTCACATGTTCATCTGGAACCTGTGCAATTTCTAGAAGCTGCATCACAAGAAAGACAAATTACCTTAATCAGCACCATTTTAAATACTACTTGATAGCATAATGCTAaagaaaacatgtttcataGGCTTGGATTACACCTGGTGgcatagggttagggtcaactTAATAGGGTTTTTATTGGGTAGGGTTCTTACTTGACAGGGTCAATATCGAATCAAACTTATAACATAGTAattttggaaactaaaatagttattttataaaaaattatgtGTATTCCTTCGTATTCAATTGTATAAGCATacgactctttttttttttcatttttacttactcgtttattgacccgcgacccactttgacccgctaaaaatgacaATTTCATTACCAATCCCATACCGAGCCTGACCCGACCcgcccaataaccaggtctagctTGGACTAGTATAAAAGATTTGGAAACCTACACTAACCTAAATCATCATCATTCAGACGGACATTCATAATGCATATAactaataataatgatatccttCACCAACTCCtcctcacccccccccccccttccacCATCAAGTAAGCACGCTAATGAGGCgcattaaacgaaacatgatgtTGTCCAAGAATAATTTTACCTACCAcgaaaatattagaaaaatATGAAGTCTTGTCAAAGAACTTGGAAATTGTTTTGCTAACACAAGCCCATGCTACCTCTAGAAAGCAGACATGCATTGTTGTTCACCTATCTCCATCcttcacaagttcatcagtgGGTGCCAATTCTTTACTCTCTTCCCTTGCCTCATTCGAGTCATTCCAATCTCTCCCTAGTTTGATCAACTACAAATTTACCTCCTAACTATCATCTATCACACTAGCACCAAACACGCCTTAAATAGGAGCAAGAAGTGTCAACAATAAAGACCTCCATAATAGTGACATGAAAGGCATAAGATATTTGGATAAACCCCAACCCAATACAATCCATCTTAGCAATTTGGATTGGACATTTTAAAATGGAATTTCTTATGgactttttttaaaattttggatttttgaattGGATTTGAAGTTTAGAATCTCATGTCCATATCACTGTCCATGCTTTTCACTCAGACACACGTAGGTTTTTAAAGTACAAAGGAAATTCACAAGTTAGTACTTCGTATGTTGTTAGCTGTTTACTTATATTTACTTGATGGGAACTGCTTAATAATTCTAATTTTGGTGGATAAGATTTATTTTCAACACGAGGGCCTCAATTCACTTGGTTCAAAATATAAATATCTCTTTCATGCAATTTTGCAATTGTGTCCCAACTCCCCAGAAGACGCAAAACCCCTTAACATTGCTAGTTTGCTACCCAGCCTACCATACCAAAAGTACTAGTCATTATATCTGTTAACAATCTGCAAAAAAGGGGCCTAGTTTGTTGATATATTttgataaagaaaaaaaattgagttagaattcaattcaattccatCAGATTTTGACTCAGGTAAAAGTAATGAGATTGGATTAGGTTGGACTTGGCCGATATTCAGGTCAGAGTCTGACTTAAAATCCAAGTTTTGGATTAATAATAACTCTATCCTACCTACATCTCTAGGACTAGATAGGAAGTGCAAAGTTGAGGACAAAATTTTAAAACCATGGCAACCTTGAATAAATAGTAACACATACCTGGACCTTCCCTTCATaggaaataagagttccacCTTTGACATCCGCCAAAGTTTTAGGCGTTACCTACAGCAAGATAGAACAGTAAGATATATGTAAGTGGAAAAATCACAAGAAATTTCAAAATACTAGTTGGCATACATACCTCCATGCAGTACTCGTTCTTATTCTGGACCAAGTGACTTAAGATTTCTGTGAAGTAAATTAAGGAGGACAATTGGGTGGAAACCATGGACGGCAGCCCATGATTACTTAACCACATTATTGTGGTTTATAAAATGGCATTAAACCTAAAAGAAGGTGAACTAAAGgcattatataaaaaaatattagcATTATATGCAAGAAAGAGACTCTTAAAATAGATAAAACAGAAGAATAAGCCAGAAGTAGGATACTCAAATCAACAATAGCCCCAAGATTGTCAGAGTTTGCAACAAAGATATACTCCTTGCCCTGTTTGATTTCCATGTGAGCATCATGATACAGGAAAGTCTTAGTATCTCCTTATGAACAATACTCCATTTAGGTAAATAGTTATACAAGTGAAGTAATAGGATGAAGTTACCTGTGACAAGAACAAGTCAAGCTTTCCACTGTTCTTCAAGGACGGGAACACATCACCGTGACCAGGAGGATACCTTCATAAGCACAAGATGATCACAGGTGAATCAGAAAAGAGAACATAAAAAGCAGTACAGAAATGTTATACTACGTACAAGATTAGGAACTCGTTATTGGAAATGTACGCGGAGAACAAGAAAATGACCCGGTCCCACATAAttattgaataaaagaaagtaCATATGTATTCCGTAGATTCATAAGTAATGGTGGTAGGGTATACCAATTATGGAACATGTATAATTACGGAACATATATGGGGATGAGATAGAAAAAAGCAGATAATGAAGCAAATATTGGAATATAACCATAATTTTGTCGCGTAACAAAAACATTTAACAGTGAGGATGCATACCATCCATCCTTGCCACTTTCACCTTTGCAGGGCAATGGCAAGAAATCTTCAACAACCAGACGAGGGTATTGGCTCTGAGTTGCAAGCAAAAGTCAGTGAGAAAAGAAATAATGAAAGGTAGAAAAAAAGATTTGGAATCAACAAGCTAAATCATCACATTGCAGTACCTAAAGCAAGAGGCGTGAACTCAACTAAACTACAAACCTGATTAAATGTGTGAATCTCAACATTTGAATTGGTGTATTTCTCAACAATCTGCATGCAGTAAGATTAAAATCACGAGAAGATACTCCACAAGCCAAAAGATTAATagtataaaatattttaaagggtacTTCACCTTAAGAGTATCATCATGTGTGTTGAATGAGTTCATCAGAACCAGAGGCACTTTGGATCCATACTTGCTGTTAAGGTTCTGCATATCATCCATAAAAAAACGTAAGTGTCATGTAGAAAAAAAATATGCATACATCTCAAAGAAACGAGAATGCAAGACCTCAATTTGCATGACTATAAGGTCCAGAAAGGTCAGGCCATTACGGACTTCAATGACAGACCTGTACAGCTCAGTCAATAATATACAAGTTAGTATTTGAGGTTATGCTCAGAAACCAAGAAGCACGAGACCACactcaatggccggaaaagacTTTTCTACATAGTGAAGTTAGCAAAAACAATTCCTTTCGTACGAAATATTCAATCTGAAGAAAGCAACATCATCAATTAGCAACAAATTTGGAACATTTCCAGCAAAGCAAGATCTAATTCTATACTTTCAACAGTATCCAGTAAAACATAGCAGAATGTGATAAAAGCTACCCCACAGGAAAACAATTAAACCAATGCAAAATCAAACTGCTCCCCCCAGCCCGCCCAATGTGCTGACAACAATATTTCCCCCGGATATAGCTAAAGTGCAAGTAAATAGGGGGCAATTCTTCCTTAAATCACAAGCCCCCTTTTCCAATATGTGAACACAAATGTACAGTCATTCCTAAAGTTTGCTTCAAATCGTGCAGGATGTTATAGATAGCTTTTGCGTTATGTTTACATTTCATATCAGAACTTGATGACCGTAACATTACGTAAAATGACAAATCGCTGCTCAACTTCATATCGTGCCTAATACTTGTAATAGTGAATACTTTCTAGACTCTCTTTCAAAGATCATACTTTTACAAATAACAATATACACAAATTCGATAATCTTGTCTTACACCAAAGATAGATCAGGTATTCTTTGCCTATCACACATGACAGGATTGATAGCAAGTATGAAATCTGAAAGTACAACCATATACCACTAATCAAGTCCGAACAGTACAAACATACAAAAACATAATCACCAATCACATAAAAACGTATGATCTACGCACACATCTTAAAAACCTGAATCATATTCGACGaacaaaaatacaaaatccGACCAACAAAATGATGTACAAAGAAAGCAATCAAAATATCATGATCACGTTAGAACAACATACTTAGGACCGGTACAACCCATGGTAGTTCCGAGTCCTCCATTGAGCTTCAACACCACAAGTTTATCCAAAAGCTCCTTAGTCTTTGCCTCTTCTACATTTAATCCAAAAGTTCAAACAACACAAAATCAGATCACGCAAATCGCCATTTCACCGAACGATCGACGCAATCAAACATACCAAATAGAGAAGTTTCATCAATTTTCGATTACCTTCCGGTGGCGGTGAAACGGTTTCGTACGGAACAACAATATCATCAGTAGGAGTGTTGATTTTGCTCCAATCAACATGCTGAGCTTCTCCACTTCAAAATTTTCCAATGcattcaaaaatattaatactACAGAATTGGGCTAATCGTAATCAATTAAATCCAGAGTAAAATTCACTGGAGAATATTTTGAATTTTCCGTACCTTAGGTATCGAGTTACCAGATTGATGAATCCGGATTTTTCATTCTCACTGCAATGATAAATAGTAATCATCACGACAACAACAAAAACGACAAAACATCAAGATCTCAGATCCAAATCATAAAGAAAACTGAAGAGAAATTCAGAAATgcgggaaaaaaaaatcaaagatgaAATCGTTGATAGGAACCTGATTTCATTGAGGCCAGAGGTAGCAGAACGAAGATTCTCAATTTTGGTAGCTTCGACAGAGTTGAGAGTAGCAGCGGACGCCATTAATGGAGGTTGCAAAGCTTCGGTTTacagagagaggagagagaaagtgagagaaatggagagttgagagtggagagtggtgatgaggtgGGAGAGGAGAAGGGGTTTTTAAATGAGAGAAATGATCCTACAAAAACGCTTTTTTGTCCAAACCTGAATTTTGTGCGCAAAACTAAGCAATctgaattttgtttttttattaattttcttttaatGAACAAAAAAGGATAAAAAGCTAGAAGAAAAGAGAATATACAGGCGAATATAACTCGGGTGCCACGAGTTATTTTTGAggttaacaaaaaaaaagaaaaatttggTAGAAAATAATTAGTGTCTAGGTCTCTCCTCAGCTTTTTATATGGGGTTGCTAAATGCAGCATGATTTTACTTGACGCAAcccttttttctttcatttgtttcaTTCTGAAAAAAACCTAACCCCCACTTTTAttgttttctctcaaccttttcccCTATTATTTTTGTTCAcgtaaatttgattttttttttagtgtaACGTGTACGTGATAAAATTAGAATACGTATTTGGATTGACATGGACGATTTTTTTGACTTGGAAGACCTTGAAATTGAGGTAATATCCGTTTTTTTCTGTTTTCTTCGAGTCACTTCATGTAACTTATATGAAATATACACTTCTATTTCGTATAGATTGAACATAGTGGAACTAACTATTTCGTACAGATTGAACATAGTGGAACTAACTATttcgtacagattgaacaaaatagagttaactatttcatacagattgaacaaaatataattaactatttcatacagaaaccaaagaattaaaaagggtatTTCTGGTTTTTTACAAGGGTGCGCCAAAGTAATTGAAGGTTGCGTATAGCAACCGTGTTTTATATACTTCATCCATTCTGTAAATATCAcaccattttatttttatatactaTTTACGCTAGACTTTTAGGCCTTATTTGGTTGGGaagaattggaaggaaaagaaaagaaaggaaagttaAAATAAGATTTCCTGtatttggtacaaataattatatgggaagtgaaaggaaaggaagggaattggaaggaaagctcctttataaaattttcactttcctttcctcccaaaattggaggaattcggaaggaaagagaaaattaaaatctgtcatttatatttctttttccttctcttccttTCTTTCCTTTAAACCAAACACAGGGAAATTAAATCACTTTCCCTtcccttcttttcctttcttttcccttcctttcttttctcttcctttcctttactaataatgaaccaaatagGGCCTTATTAATCTTTTGTGATTCATATCTAAAATAATTATAGTCATGTGAGATATTTTTAGATTCGTAtcatcgatatatattttctaaatatcaagtttttacaatttttaattatacataattcgagatattaagagtcaaactATGTGTTAGAAAGAGTAAAGATAAcaatggtgcaatatttaaggatcataggaaatactccctccgtcccggattagttgttacactttcctttttcgtccgtcccggATTAGTTGTTATACTTCTAacttaggaatgaccccacaattattatattctcTCTTaccactaaatttttttttatccccacaccctctctcattcaatttaaaaaataatccactaactcctatcacatctactttttcaataaaataacaattgataaccaaacaatcacttatcacctaaaactttgtgcaaaggtaagtgtaacgactattctggaacggatggagtaaattttttttaaagcatgattttttttttattgttttatcccaaaattataaaaagaaaatgagaTAACTTAGTAATTTAACATCTATGCAATGGTCCATATCTTGATGAGTATCAATTTGGTGACCTATTGTTGCTACATAATATGTGGCACGATtggtaattattattttttttgtttataatTGAGTTAAGGAACTACCGAATACAATGTTTGGAGGTCTGCAAAATGCAGTTGAAAACGATACGTAATACGGAGTAATCTTTAAGACAACTTTTGATTTACATTCGTACAATCAGTTGTATCTTGAGCAAATTACAACCAAGATGTAACACCCCAAcctctaatttatttaataaagcataattagcagcggaattaacctaattcggtcgggacattacctgccgtaactccctcttgggaattacaaggcaaccatcaatcataagctatttaaactccaaaattaacataatacttGATTTGTATTCCCAaggtaaaagtacataacttactacgagtctttaattaaactattaaaacgttAAGCgtaactaggtgaatattattaaagtgaaatcctcgccactactcgtttccatcgttcccagcagtacctaaaacagaaaacaaaaacggtgagccgaagactcagtaacgaactattctagcaacgtaaattcatttcaattcattttatttaataacacagggagaatagaataatgtaaagcattttataaagtcctttatttaattcattcgtaactttagggtgcacatgctagtcgtggcaagtatgacatggtggaacgtcttccacgatggaccggtgtccataaaacatggggccttggcccgaaaaacatgagagccttggctcaatgggcggatgccccatgggtacatgcatgaccgagaatcgtaacctgtgaacatatactgccaaacggactaggaatttcactttcatttatcatgtttcgtttaattttacattttagcctttttacttcagtagaagtaacataattcctttagatcatgagatcatgataaaacatcatttagatcctgggatccataaaatatcatttctttcctggcatcatagagacatcatttcattcatggtttcttataaagatcgttttataagaatttcaatcaatcatattataataaataattcaatcaaatcacatttcatttcccgcaattcataaaacatgtcaaagcattcaattcataaataaatcataacattgtattttcataaacgcatttataagggaattgcgggtactagcaatagccgttacctcacttccacgattttgGCTAAGGATTTTCgctggttcgttcgtcctgagctccgagtccaatttctttaaaaatagtaaataattgaattagtattagatcgataaataatttaaaattaatattttataaatcataaattttataagtaatgaatttataaataacgaattttaataaattataatttcgaattttaacgaaaatgttattattaattaaattttcaatcgaaatacatatatatttgataaatcgattttcatgaaaatcttatttaaattccgtttttgttaactcaagctagtaatttattttagtaaaatcgatattcgataattaaacctgaaaaataataacaatttattagtaaataattatatgataaaaatttattaaaacatgaaaattaataatttagagATTCTGAAATTTAATAATAGGAAATCTGAAATAGTTATTCAATTTTTAACTCACCAAAGGCCCAAAGTAAAATAGCCCAACTCAAATACGAGTTTGAGACTTTGAGGTGAATAAGAATCAATGTTTCACTTAGAAACATGATTCTCGGTTTTCTGGGAAGGGAAatagaaacaggggaggggcgTGAAACAGGGAAGGCACGGAGGAGGAAGGGAGTTGGGGTGGCTGGGCTCGGTTGTCGGCGACGGGGAAACTCCAGCGTGGCTGGGCGGTTCTGACCGCGTGGCTGTGGCTCGCGGATAAGAGGAAGAAAAGGAGGGGTGTGCGAACAGGGGAGGGAGAACAGGGGAGTCGAAGAGAAAGGAGGCGGTGTACGGCGGAGCAGAGCACGAATAGGAGGGGAGATGGGGCTAGGTTTGGTGGCGCCAGAAATCTCCGGTGAAGGCGAAGGTGGTGGTGGCTGGTCTGCGGCAGTAGGACGACGAAAGAAAGGGAGGGGAAGTGCGAAGGAGGCGAGAGAACAGGGGAGTTTGGGGGTGGGGTTTTGCGGTGGTTCTGGGCGGCGTATCGCCGGAGATTGAGGATGGAGTTGGGTTTAGGAGGTGGTAATGTGTTTGTGGTGTGGTGGCGTGGTGTCGGTGTTGGTGGTGCAgcgaagagaaaagggagaggcaGGGGAGACGATATGAGTGTGCGGTGGTGGCCGACGGTGATTGGGACGGTTCTGGGTCGTTGTTGCGGTGTTTAACGGTGGTTGAGGTGGCGGACAATGGTGGTTATGGTGGTGGTCGTTGGTCCGAATCAGAGAAATCAAAAGGGGAGTGAAATTGGTTGTTGTTTTGATTTGTGATATTGAATTTCAATTAGGAAATAGAAACTGAATTTGTATCCATGTAGAGTAAATGGGAAGGAATGAACATGGACTGAATTGTGGGAAAGAGAGGAATGAAGGAAAATGTTTCCTTTTGCTTTGTACGTGGCGAGCAAGGGAAGAGGAGAAGGAAGAAAATTTCTTCACTCATTTGTGCGTGGAAAGCAagcagaaaaagaaaaaaaaagaagatgaTTTTGGCTCTTTTAAGGGCaatttcgtaatttcacattatttggccaaaatttcagaaattgttgctatttttgaaacttactaaaaatagaaatgtttaattaaaataattctttataaaatttatcgttaacgaaaaataaataaatcttcgtttataaatttatcgtttaaaataaatcgtaaaaacgattaaaataacgaaattcgattattcgtaattatttaaaacaaaatcaagctaataaatatttttaattttaataaaatcatgtttaaaaatttcggggtattacatccttacccccttagaaaaagtttcgtcctcgaaactggagctcagtcgatCTTGCCATTCTTAAAATCATACGAGTCATATTTAATTGTTCTACTCGTCATTCACTAATCGAAAACATGCATGTCATAACCAATCATTTGATCTCACGCATAAGCATGGTTGATATATTACACATTCACAGAAAACATGGAGATtcgtacatcatatcgttcTCTGGAAACTATTTGAAGATATTTCGCTTTCATTTGCTACTGGGCTTCTTTGTTTCAGAAATCTTGTCGTTGAGTTTCATTACTTCACTCGTTTAGATTTCGATAttcgatcttttcttctacgttAAATAACTTCGTTGACcacgttcgttgcaggggtttGAGTCCAATCACGTGACTAAAAATACATCGTTAGACATGTGGCGTTGCTACTTATCCTTTATAGTTTATAAAAcctcagattttttttttctttttcttttaggaGAATGCTAAGCCCTCAAGCGTGCCTTTATTTGGAACAATCTTGCTCCCAGAAAACTTAGTTCATATTACCTGGTCCTATAGACATGTCATATGTTGATTTCCTAATCCCaattccattgcattcctcaatcattcataattcttttcgaatttctaacattcattgatatcatcaaccttattgacagattaattcttgataacttattttggtagaATCCTCAAGATCTTATCCATGTGTCAACTCAGATGGGTCTTTTGTCATAACTCATGTTGGGTTCATAACATTTCTACttaacttcttagcttccttacTTGAGGCATATCAATCATCTTTTAGTCCTTCAACATGCGTTTCTTTGATTTCACTTCAAAATAATGGTGTTCAACAATTTCCCACCTAAGTCAAATTCTTTCACAATGGAGGGCTCAGCCCAAATTACGTGACTATGTCTTTGAGCATAGCCTGGTTTAGATTTCTACATATACTCAAAATATACGGTATAtactttagcatagattagtctAGGTTGTTCACTCTAGATTGCCATTTCATAGCCTTCGAAACTACTTTCTTGCCAATTTGACATATTTCAAAACTTCATGAACTCCTGTATTTTCCTCAAATTTGTTTCCTCCATAATTCTTAAACTATACGTAGGCAGGTTTACTAAATGTATCAAAGCACAGGTCTTAATTGTGATTCGTCAAGATATCTCATACAATTGATAATCCCAAAATAATTTCAGCTAACTTTATGGTATTTGGTTTACAACCTCTACTATATTCTTAATAGCTCAACGAACCTTCAAAAATACTTTTGCACCAATTCCATTGATACCAGAATATGACGCATAATGATAACTTACCTTAATCCTCAATAATACTCATACATTATCGTTTCTTGCACGTAAGATTGGGGTTCCCAAGGTAAcattttcatgttatcattCTTAAAATGATTTCCGCAAATTAACTCTTCTCATCTcattgaaaactaaaatcttGTTCTCTTATTAAAGGTCTATCATGGTTCCTTCTCGAAATATATTTGGGCACTTACTATAGGCAActaaaattttctctctcccctaGTTGTCTGATAACCTTTCATTTTCGACCCTTTTGTCTCTTAGTCATTGGAGTAATTTACTCTTATTCTCTCATACGCATCAATGTCAATCTTCTTCATAATCTCCAACCTATCATCCTTTCATTACATCATCTCAATATGCCTGAACTCTCAGGTTACTCAGTACTCACTATCATACACATGTCAACCTATTTGGTATAAACTCTAAACATGtatgacaaataataaataaatgaaggaaTGCCAACGAATATCATACAAAATAATTAGAAAAGAGAATTACAAGGACCATTGGTAACATTTATGCCTTTTTCATGTGGTTTTGCCAAAGAATCTTCTCCAATCATGGGTTCCTAAAGCATGCTAACAATGTCAATGGTTCTATGTTCGTTGTCAATAGACGATCTTTTAGTACGTGTAGCTGATGGTGATAGCTCAGAATAATCTCGAACCTAATGGTCATGACTTTCACAACGATCATTTGTTCCTATTGCAAATCCTTAATTCGTGCTTTCCTAATCTCATAATTCAAAGTTGGCCTCGCATTTAAGCAAACGTTTCCTTTATCCTTAAGGAACTTGACTTCCCTAACAAATATTTCCTTagtctcatcaatcaaagttggtcTCGGTACTGACTTAACGCATTTAGACAAACATTTCCTTTATTCTTAACATCTTAACTTCTAGGTTTTACAGATCATCTTGGTTGGCTCGTAGAAAAGGTAGGATCGAAT encodes:
- the LOC110795345 gene encoding UTP--glucose-1-phosphate uridylyltransferase is translated as MASAATLNSVEATKIENLRSATSGLNEISENEKSGFINLVTRYLSGEAQHVDWSKINTPTDDIVVPYETVSPPPEEEAKTKELLDKLVVLKLNGGLGTTMGCTGPKSVIEVRNGLTFLDLIVMQIENLNSKYGSKVPLVLMNSFNTHDDTLKIVEKYTNSNVEIHTFNQSQYPRLVVEDFLPLPCKGESGKDGWYPPGHGDVFPSLKNSGKLDLFLSQGKEYIFVANSDNLGAIVDLKILSHLVQNKNEYCMEVTPKTLADVKGGTLISYEGKVQLLEIAQVPDEHVSEFKSIEKFKIFNTNNLWVNLHAIKRLVEADALKMEIIPNPKEVDGVKVLQLETAAGAAIKFFDNAIGMNVPRSRFLPVKATSDLLLVQSDLYTVVDGFVIRNTARNNPANPTIELGPEFKKVSNFLSRFKSIPSIIELDSLKVTGDVWFGAGVALKGKVTINAKSAAKLEVPDGAVIADKEINGAEDI